The region TTTTACCAGCAACTAGAAGCCTTAGAAAAAATCCTAGTAGACAATAGTAAGACCACTGTTCGTTTAGTGACCAACCCAGAAAAAATGGTCATCAAGGAGTCCCTACGCGCCCATGCCTATCTCAGTCTGTACAATGTTGCCACTGATTTAGTAATTGCCAATCGCATCATTCCCGACACAGTCCAAGACCCCTTCTTTCAGACCTGGAAGAAGATGCAAAAGGAATACTGTGAGCAGATCAAAGCTGACTTTCATCCTCTACCCATCAAGCAGGTACCCCTCTACGAAGAGGAAATGTGTGGACTAGCTGCCCTGGAAAGGTTGAAAGACACCCTCTACGGTGATGAAGACCCCACCCAGGTTTACTACAAAGAAAACACCATTCGTGTGGTAGAAGAGAACAGCGAGTATCGCTTAGAGCTATATTTACCTGGGGTACCCAAGGAGCAGATCGAACTGTCCAAGACAGGGGATGAACTTAACATCCGCATAGGCAATCATCGCCGCAACCTAGTTCTTCCCCAAGCTCTCTCCCTTCTCCAACCTAGTGGTGCCAAGATGGAAGAAGACTTCTTAAAAATTCGCTTTGCCCAACGCTAGGGTTCATTCCACCTCGTTGAGGACCTCAATTAAGGCATCTGCCTCTGCTACCGCCTGTCTCGCTTTTTGGTAAATATCTTCAAACTGCAGGTTGCTGGCATTCAATCCCTGCATCAGCATGAGAGCAAAAAATTCCCGCTTAGTCATCCCCTGGGCAAAGTTATCTCCCTCAGGATGATAGCTAAAGGGAAAGGCACTGTCAGTTGGCTTAGTATCCACCTTGGCACTTCCTCATCACACTGCTTTGATTATACCCCCCCTATTCAATGGAAATACTTTGAGGACGTTTTTCCGTTTCTGGGGTGGGGATAGGAGTGTTTACGCCCTGTTCCTGTAGCCAAGATTTGAGGGGGTCCTGCTGGGGGTCAAGACGCAAAAAGCCAGACAACAACCCCCCCAAAAAAGCAACGGGCTGCAGCGCAAAAGCCTCCCAGATAGGGCGCAGTTCGTCCATAAAACTTCATAACTCTCCATTTATGTATAGTATAAGTCTTGCGTCTGCTTTTCTAGCAATTTAGGTTAAACTGGAAGACAATTTGTTTATTTTGAGGTAGTACGTCATCTATGGTACAAGCTGTGGCAAACCCCTCTGACTTGAGCAAGAGCGAGGCTCTCATTCTCTACGAAGACATGGTCTTGGGGCGTACCTTCGAGGATAAATGCGCCGAGATGTATTACAGGGGAAAGATGTTTGGCTTCGTCCACCTCTATAACGGGCAGGAGGCGGTGTCCACAGGGGTAATTAAGGCATTGCGCTCGGATGACTATGTGTGCAGCACCTACCGCGATCACGTTCACGCCCTCAGTAAGGGCATTTCGCCACGGGCAGTGATGGCAGAACTGTTTGGCAAGGTGACTGGCTGTAGCAAAGGACGGGGTGGTTCCATGCACTTGTTCTCCGCTGAGCACAACTTTTTAGGGGGTTTTGCCTTTGTGGCTGAGGGCATCCCTGTGGCAGCAGGGGCAGCGTTCCAAACTAAATATCGGCGGGAAGTCCTGGGGGAAAATGCAGACCAAGTCACTGCTTGTTTCTTTGGCGATGGGGCAACTAACAACGGTCAGTTCTTTGAAACTCTCAACATGGCAGCACTATGGAAATTGCCCATCATCTTCATCGTGGAAAATAACAACTGGGCGATCGGGATGGCACACCCCAGGGCAGCAGCGGATACCAGAATTCACAAAAAAGCAGCGGTATTTGGCATGCCGGGACAGGAAATAGATGGCATGGACGTTTTAGCTGTTAGACAGGCGACCCAAGAGGCAATCGCCAGAGCACGATCGGGAGAAGGTCCCACCCTCCTAGAATGTATGACCTACCGTTTCCGTGGGCATTCCTTAGCTGATCCCGATGAATTGCGTTCCCCCCAGGAGAAGGAGTTTTGGTTCGCCCGCGATCCCATCAAACTACTGCAGGCAAAAATCCTGGAATGGGGTCTAGCTACCCAGGCTGAACTAGAGGCGATCGAGCGTAAGGTGCAGTTGGTAGTTGAGGATGCCGTACAATTTGCTGACGATTCCCCTGAACCCGATCCCAAAGACCTCTACCTTTACCAGTTTGCCGAAGACGAATAAATTAGGCTCCTATTTTTACAGGCACCCTGGAGGTAACCAGTTCATATTCCACTGGTTCAATCAGTGACACACCGGTCATTTCCGGGGGTTGGGGTAAGCCCAAAATTTGCAGGACAGTCGGTGCAATGTCTGCTAGTCTGCCCCCCGATCGTAATCTTACCTCGCCCCCAGAGCCTGGAATCTTGCGCCGCTCTCCTTCCACCAAAATAAAGGGCACAGGATTGGTTGTATGGGCAGTCCAGGGCTGGTGGTGTTCGTCCCACATCAGTTCCGCGTTGCCATGATCGGCAGTGATTAAAACTGTTCCCCCTACCCGCGCTACACTCTCCAATACCTCTCCTAGGCAATAGTCCACCTGCTCGATCGCCGCCACCGTCGCTTCATAGTTACCCGTATGTCCCACCATATCGGGGTTGGCGTAATTCACCACAATAAAGGAGTAAACCCCCTGCTCGATCGCATTTTTCAGAATCTTCGTTACTTCCCGGGCCGACATCGCCGGCTGCTGGTCATAGGTAGAAACTTGGGGGCTGTTAACTAGGTGGCGGTCTTCTAAGGGATTGGGTTCCTCTCTACCACCGTCAAAAAAGTAGGTGACGTGGGCATATTTCTCCGTCTCCGCAATGCGAAACTGCCGCAGTCCGTGCTCCGCAATCACCTGACCTAGCAAATTGGTCAAACTTTGGGGTGGGAATACTACTCCTACAGGCAGATTAGGGTCATACTGGGTAAAAGTCACCATTGCCAGCGGTGAGATTAGCTCCCGTGCAAACCCCTTGAACTCAGGGTCAACCAAAGCCTGGGTCAATTCCCGCGCCCGATCGGGTCTAAAGTTACAGAACACTACCCCATCCCCCGCTTCAATTACCCCCGGTGCTATACGGGTGGGGGGAATAAATTCATCCGTAATGTTTTGGTCATAGCAGGCTTGAAGCAACTCCTGCGCTGAGGTATACTCCCCTATCTCTGGCGTAGTCAGGACGTGGTAAGCCTTTTGTACCCTGTCCCACCGGCGGTCTCTATCCATAGCAAAGTAGCGACCACTGACTGTGACAATCCGACCTATGCCCCGCCGATCGATCGCCCGTTGTAAATACTCAATGTAGCCCCGCCCTGAGGTTGGGGGAGTATCTCTGCCGTCCAGGATAGCGTGGATACAGACCTCCGTAATTCCATGCAGTTGGGCAACATCCAGCAATGCAATCAAATGGTCAATATGAGAGTGTACCCCCCCATCGGAACAAAGTCCGAGGAGATGCAACTTGTGCCCCTTGATTCTTTCACATAAAGACTGCAAGGTAGCATTCTGTAGGATCGTGCCATCCTCGACCGCATCGGAAATCCGCACCAATTCCTGGGGGACAATCCTGCCTGCACCAATGTTGAGGTGACCCACCTCTGAGTTGCCCATCTGTCCTCTGGGTAACCCCACGTCCTTGCCCGATGCTTGCAACAGTGTGTGAGGGTAGGTCTGCCACAGTGAATCCATAACGGGGGTCTTGGCAGCTGCAATAGCATTACCGTCCTTTTCCTCTCGATAGCCCCAACCGTCCAAAATTACTAAAACTACAGGTGAGACTAATGCAGCACTCATAGATACACCCCAACTTCCTTCTACTGTGGACAAACTTGGTAGCAAAGACAACACTATCGCTATCTACTAGGTTGCCACTTCACCACCCATTATTCACAAAAATTTAATGTTTTGTTCGGGATCAAGTCAACCCCTCTGTCAGGGGAATGTCAATATCGATTTCTACCTATACCTAAAGATAGAGCAAGGGGGGTACACCTGTTTTGTGAAGAAAACATTAAAATGAGGGGAGGGCAACTACAGATCGGCACCTATGGCAAGTTTCAAAGACATCATTAGTTATTACAAATCCTACAGGGGGATAGCGTTATTTAGTATTGTGGCTTCCTGTCTGTTTGAGGTGATTGATTTAGTGGTGCCCTATGCCATTGGGCAAATTTTGAATGTGTTATCCCAGCAGCCCGTTGACCCCTTGGTTAACAATCTAGTTAGACAAGTAGAGGGTTGGTTTACTACAGATCAACGATCGTTAACTCTGGGGGTATTGCTATTTATTACTTTTTTGGCAACGGTGGTGCGGGCGCCGATTCAACCCTGGGTTAGTTCTTGGTTTCACTGGTTAATTGCTCTGAGTGCACGGCGGGAACAGACCGATCGGACAATTGCCAAAATTCTTTCTTTGCCTTTGGAATTTTATGAGGAGAATAATCCTGGTCGCATTGCAGGGCGGGTGGCGCGGGGCTTATCCAATCACACCTGGAGTTATCCCGATATTGCGGGGCAGTTAATTCCCAAGTTAGCCAGGGTGACGGCGATTTTTTTGATGATTTTAGCAGTTGCCCCAGGAATTGCCATTTTATTTTTAGGGCTATTTGTGTTTATTTTGCAATTTTCCGTGCGGGATTTATATAAGTTAATTAGCAAGGAGGAATTACTGGAAAAGCATCAGGAAAATACTGAAAGTCGTACTTCCGAAATTATTACTAACATTAAAACCGTAAAAGCCTTTGCCAATGAGGGGAGGGAGTGGAAACGGCAACACGATCGGTTAAAGCGGGAATTAAAATCTATCATCCATGGCATTCACCTAGGTTATGTAGTGCTGGGGACAAAGCAGCGGACGTTAGTACAGGCAGGGGTATTTATTGTCCTTGTTCTCACTTTGAGGGCGACCTTAGCAGGGCAAATTACCCTAGGGCAATTTATTACTACTTTGACTATTTCCAGTATGGCCTATTCTGAGTTAGAGCCAATTAGTACTTTTATGGAAATTTTTGCCCGCCGCTATGCTTCTATGATTCGTTTTCATGAGTTTATGCAATTACCTGTCGGTAAGGACAGTCCTAATATTTTTGCCCAGCCCGTGCCCTATAAGTTTGCAGGGAAAATTGAGTTTAGAAATGTAGGTTTTAGCTATGACGGTATCCGATTGGTTTTAGAGGATATTAACTTTACGATCGAGCCTTACCAAACTGTGGCTTTAGTGGGGAAGTCTGGCTCAGGGAAATCTACCATAGTGAAGTTATTATTGCGCTATTTCTCCCCCACTACAGGCAAAATTTTGTTGGATGGAGAACCGATCGAAAATTTTGAAATTTTAGGGTATCGGAAACGTCTGGCAATTGTGCATCAGGAGGTAGATGTTTTTAATGGTACACTTTTAGAAAATTTGGTCTATGGCAATCCCCAGGCTAGTTTGGAAGAGGTAAAGCGGGCTTGTGCTATTGCTAAGGTGGATGATTTTTTACCTCTATTGCCCCAAGGTTTATACACGATCGTGGGGGAACGGGGCTTGCGGTTATCAGGGGGACAAAGGCAGCGTTTGGGCATTGCTAGGGCACTGTTAGTTAATCCCGATGTGCTGATTTTTGATGAAGCTACCTCCAGTTTAGACTACGAATCAGAGCGGGCAATTCAGTTAGCCATGCGGCAAATTCAAGGTACAGTGACGACTATTATTATTGCTCACCGTCTCAGCACTGTGCGGGAAGCGGATCAAATTCTCGTCCTCGATCGGGGGCGGATTGTAGAACGGGGTACCCACTGGGAATTACTAAAGCAGCAGGGCTTATACTATCGCCTCAACCAAATTCAAGAAGTGATTACCCATTAAAAAAGTGCGTGAGATTTTGATTTACGTTGTTTTGCTGGTCACTTACCTAGGCATTGCGTTGGGTTATATCCCTGGTTTGCGCATGAATCGTCCCACGATCGCCCTGGTAGGTTCTGCCCTTTTGATTGGTTTGGGTGCTTTATCTGTAGAACAGGCTTGGCGCAGTATTGACGGCAAAACGATCGTTTTTTTGCTCAGTATGATGGTTGTCAATGCAGGGCTAGCTTATGGAGGATTCTTTCAAGTTGTATTAGTTAATTTGATTCGTTTAACTCATAATCCCCTTGGTTTGTTGGTAACCTTAGTGGGGGGTAGTGGTTTTTTATCCGCCTTTTTATTGAATGATACTTTGGCATTAGTTTGTACACCCCTTACTGTACAAATTTGTCAAGTTTTACAACTCAATCCTGTCCCCTATTTATTGGGACTGGCAGCAGCAACTAATATCGGTTCTGTGGCTACTTTGAGTGGCAATCCCCAAAATATTCTCATCGGTTCTTTTTCTGGCATTCCCTATAGGGATTTTGCCTTAGTGATGACCCCTATTGCGATCTTTGGTCTCATTCTCACTGTGGGGTTGCTATACCTCTACTATCCTGATTTGCGGTCACTAAAGCCATTTCCCCTACCCAATGTAGGTAGCGTAAAGACCTATCCCCCTTTGTTCTACAAAAGTATTGCTATCACGATCGGTCTCATGGTGGCTTTTTTGCTGGGCTTACCCCTAGCAGAATCTGCTCTACTGGCGGCAACAGGCTTTTTAATTACGAGAAGATTAAAACCCGATCGTTTTTTCCATCATATTGAGTGGGGACTATTGATTTTATTCTGCGGGCTATTTGTTCTCACAGAAGTGGTAC is a window of Pseudanabaenaceae cyanobacterium SKYG29 DNA encoding:
- the pdhA gene encoding pyruvate dehydrogenase (acetyl-transferring) E1 component subunit alpha; the encoded protein is MVQAVANPSDLSKSEALILYEDMVLGRTFEDKCAEMYYRGKMFGFVHLYNGQEAVSTGVIKALRSDDYVCSTYRDHVHALSKGISPRAVMAELFGKVTGCSKGRGGSMHLFSAEHNFLGGFAFVAEGIPVAAGAAFQTKYRREVLGENADQVTACFFGDGATNNGQFFETLNMAALWKLPIIFIVENNNWAIGMAHPRAAADTRIHKKAAVFGMPGQEIDGMDVLAVRQATQEAIARARSGEGPTLLECMTYRFRGHSLADPDELRSPQEKEFWFARDPIKLLQAKILEWGLATQAELEAIERKVQLVVEDAVQFADDSPEPDPKDLYLYQFAEDE
- a CDS encoding TRC40/GET3/ArsA family transport-energizing ATPase, which encodes MRTILMTGKGGVGKTSMAAATGLRCAELGYKTLVLSTDPAHSLADSFDRELSHDPIQIRPNLWGAELDALRELEGNWGAVKRYISDVLQARGLDGVQAEELAILPGMDEIFGLVRVKRHYDEGIFDVLIIDSAPTGTALRLLSLPEVAGWYMRRFYKPLQAVSAALRPLVEPLFRPIAGFSLPNQEVMDAPYEFYQQLEALEKILVDNSKTTVRLVTNPEKMVIKESLRAHAYLSLYNVATDLVIANRIIPDTVQDPFFQTWKKMQKEYCEQIKADFHPLPIKQVPLYEEEMCGLAALERLKDTLYGDEDPTQVYYKENTIRVVEENSEYRLELYLPGVPKEQIELSKTGDELNIRIGNHRRNLVLPQALSLLQPSGAKMEEDFLKIRFAQR
- a CDS encoding anion transporter; this encodes MREILIYVVLLVTYLGIALGYIPGLRMNRPTIALVGSALLIGLGALSVEQAWRSIDGKTIVFLLSMMVVNAGLAYGGFFQVVLVNLIRLTHNPLGLLVTLVGGSGFLSAFLLNDTLALVCTPLTVQICQVLQLNPVPYLLGLAAATNIGSVATLSGNPQNILIGSFSGIPYRDFALVMTPIAIFGLILTVGLLYLYYPDLRSLKPFPLPNVGSVKTYPPLFYKSIAITIGLMVAFLLGLPLAESALLAATGFLITRRLKPDRFFHHIEWGLLILFCGLFVLTEVVRSTDLLTVFFPLIQHPIGFLTTVTILSNLISNVPTVLLLYPLIGEGDTNSWLLLAAASTLGGNFTLFGAVANLITAEAAEREGHKLNFWTHACYGIPLTIGTLAIAYLWIL
- the gpmI gene encoding 2,3-bisphosphoglycerate-independent phosphoglycerate mutase, giving the protein MSAALVSPVVLVILDGWGYREEKDGNAIAAAKTPVMDSLWQTYPHTLLQASGKDVGLPRGQMGNSEVGHLNIGAGRIVPQELVRISDAVEDGTILQNATLQSLCERIKGHKLHLLGLCSDGGVHSHIDHLIALLDVAQLHGITEVCIHAILDGRDTPPTSGRGYIEYLQRAIDRRGIGRIVTVSGRYFAMDRDRRWDRVQKAYHVLTTPEIGEYTSAQELLQACYDQNITDEFIPPTRIAPGVIEAGDGVVFCNFRPDRARELTQALVDPEFKGFARELISPLAMVTFTQYDPNLPVGVVFPPQSLTNLLGQVIAEHGLRQFRIAETEKYAHVTYFFDGGREEPNPLEDRHLVNSPQVSTYDQQPAMSAREVTKILKNAIEQGVYSFIVVNYANPDMVGHTGNYEATVAAIEQVDYCLGEVLESVARVGGTVLITADHGNAELMWDEHHQPWTAHTTNPVPFILVEGERRKIPGSGGEVRLRSGGRLADIAPTVLQILGLPQPPEMTGVSLIEPVEYELVTSRVPVKIGA
- a CDS encoding ABC transporter ATP-binding protein/permease — encoded protein: MASFKDIISYYKSYRGIALFSIVASCLFEVIDLVVPYAIGQILNVLSQQPVDPLVNNLVRQVEGWFTTDQRSLTLGVLLFITFLATVVRAPIQPWVSSWFHWLIALSARREQTDRTIAKILSLPLEFYEENNPGRIAGRVARGLSNHTWSYPDIAGQLIPKLARVTAIFLMILAVAPGIAILFLGLFVFILQFSVRDLYKLISKEELLEKHQENTESRTSEIITNIKTVKAFANEGREWKRQHDRLKRELKSIIHGIHLGYVVLGTKQRTLVQAGVFIVLVLTLRATLAGQITLGQFITTLTISSMAYSELEPISTFMEIFARRYASMIRFHEFMQLPVGKDSPNIFAQPVPYKFAGKIEFRNVGFSYDGIRLVLEDINFTIEPYQTVALVGKSGSGKSTIVKLLLRYFSPTTGKILLDGEPIENFEILGYRKRLAIVHQEVDVFNGTLLENLVYGNPQASLEEVKRACAIAKVDDFLPLLPQGLYTIVGERGLRLSGGQRQRLGIARALLVNPDVLIFDEATSSLDYESERAIQLAMRQIQGTVTTIIIAHRLSTVREADQILVLDRGRIVERGTHWELLKQQGLYYRLNQIQEVITH